The region TTTGAGAGCGGTGATTCCTCCGCCATGCACGATAGTCATGCGGATGTAGTCGATCCACTGGTTACGTATCAGGTCATGCGCATCCCAGAAGGAGTTGAAGACTTCACCCGTGGCGATTGGTGCGACAGTATGCTGCCGAATCAGCCGAAATGCCTCCTGATTCTCTGCCGGCGTAGGATCTTCGATCCAGAACAAGTGATATGGTTCTAACGCTTTCCCCAAACGGGCTGCCTCGATGGGTGTAAGCCGGTGATGCACATCGTGCAGGAGATGCAGGTCCTCGCCGAACTCTTCACGCACCGCCTGGAACAGCTGCGGGACGAAGTTGAGATACTTTTCCGTCGACCACAGCGACTCCGATGGAAGCCCGCGCTCGGCAGGCTCATACGGCTTATCGCCTTTGGGAACGCCGTAGCTGGAGGAGACGCCCGGTACGCCGCACTGGACGCGAATCGCGAGATAGCCTTCTTCCAGATGCTTCCTCACGCTTTCGATTGCGCCGGGAATATCCGCACCATTGGCGTGGGTGTAGACCAGCGCTCCCTGACGGCTCTTTCCGCCGAGCAGGTTATAGACGGGCGTATTCAACGCCTTCCCCTTGATGTCCCACAGAGCCACATCTACGGCGGCAATCGC is a window of Edaphobacter sp. 12200R-103 DNA encoding:
- the manD gene encoding D-mannonate dehydratase ManD → MKITSARLIVCSPDRNFVTLKIETDEGIYGLGDATLNGRELAVAAYLEEHVIPCLIGRDPFAIEDIWQYLYRGAYWRRGPVTMTAIAAVDVALWDIKGKALNTPVYNLLGGKSRQGALVYTHANGADIPGAIESVRKHLEEGYLAIRVQCGVPGVSSSYGVPKGDKPYEPAERGLPSESLWSTEKYLNFVPQLFQAVREEFGEDLHLLHDVHHRLTPIEAARLGKALEPYHLFWIEDPTPAENQEAFRLIRQHTVAPIATGEVFNSFWDAHDLIRNQWIDYIRMTIVHGGGITALKKAADFAAVYQVKTGFHGATDLSPVTMAAALHLGLAIHNFGIQEHMPHSALTDQVFPHAYRFEAGYMYPGDAPGLGVDIDEKLAAEYPYQRAYLPVARKLDGTLTDW